The Elaeis guineensis isolate ETL-2024a chromosome 14, EG11, whole genome shotgun sequence genome has a segment encoding these proteins:
- the LOC140853750 gene encoding uncharacterized protein isoform X2, producing the protein MMLIGYAFQAFAGTQNVSSLQKDEAWKVNVQIQGCDFDHGYLCGTMEALNVPLADTPVVTFWEGEIVDTKNYTFFTGKWEATPEDDIRHWSKFPSFAPLLSQVEADGGKSLDLSNYPYIFMRWKEQYFVNVGVDCGLTIAGFYYVCFSCSDGSISGFYYDPNSSPFQKLELKCSNELLGFTFSSYQLQ; encoded by the exons atgatgcttATTGGATATGCATTCCAG GCTTTTGCTGGAACTCAGAATGTTTCAAGTTTACAGAAAGATGAAGCATGGAAAGTTAATGTACAGATCCAAGGATGTGATTTTGATCATGGTTATTTATGTGGTACAATGGAAGCACTCAACGTTCCTCTAGCGGACACACCT GTAGTTACATTCTGGGAGGGAGAAATTGTGGACACTAAAAACTATACATTTTTCACTGGCAAGTGGGAAGCGAC GCCAGAGGATGACATAAGGCACTGGTCCAAGTTTCCATCTTTTGCTCCACTTCTG AGCCAGGTTGAGGCTGATGGTGGTAAATCTTTGGACCTGAGCAACTACCCATATATATTTATG AGATGGAAGGAGCAGTACTTTGTCAATGTTGGAGTAGATTGTGGCTTGACTATTGCTGGCTTCTACTATGTTTGCTTTTCCTGCAGTGATGGCTCTATTAGTGGCTTTTATTATGATCCAAACAGTAG CCCATTTCAGAAGCTTGAACTAAAGTGCAGCAACGAGCTCTTGGGTTTCACTTTTTCTTCATATCAGTTACAGTGA
- the LOC140853750 gene encoding uncharacterized protein isoform X1: MPVRVVESSTPSQVSGQDASSGHSLPPRCTLLNVGRAFAGTQNVSSLQKDEAWKVNVQIQGCDFDHGYLCGTMEALNVPLADTPVVTFWEGEIVDTKNYTFFTGKWEATPEDDIRHWSKFPSFAPLLSQVEADGGKSLDLSNYPYIFMRWKEQYFVNVGVDCGLTIAGFYYVCFSCSDGSISGFYYDPNSSPFQKLELKCSNELLGFTFSSYQLQ; the protein is encoded by the exons ATGCCTGTGAGAGTGGTCGAAAGCTCGACGCCTTCACAAGTTTCAG GACAAGATGCGAGTTCTGGACATTCTCTACCTCCTCGTTGTACACTTTTGAATGTTGGACGG GCTTTTGCTGGAACTCAGAATGTTTCAAGTTTACAGAAAGATGAAGCATGGAAAGTTAATGTACAGATCCAAGGATGTGATTTTGATCATGGTTATTTATGTGGTACAATGGAAGCACTCAACGTTCCTCTAGCGGACACACCT GTAGTTACATTCTGGGAGGGAGAAATTGTGGACACTAAAAACTATACATTTTTCACTGGCAAGTGGGAAGCGAC GCCAGAGGATGACATAAGGCACTGGTCCAAGTTTCCATCTTTTGCTCCACTTCTG AGCCAGGTTGAGGCTGATGGTGGTAAATCTTTGGACCTGAGCAACTACCCATATATATTTATG AGATGGAAGGAGCAGTACTTTGTCAATGTTGGAGTAGATTGTGGCTTGACTATTGCTGGCTTCTACTATGTTTGCTTTTCCTGCAGTGATGGCTCTATTAGTGGCTTTTATTATGATCCAAACAGTAG CCCATTTCAGAAGCTTGAACTAAAGTGCAGCAACGAGCTCTTGGGTTTCACTTTTTCTTCATATCAGTTACAGTGA
- the LOC105057039 gene encoding LOW QUALITY PROTEIN: uncharacterized protein (The sequence of the model RefSeq protein was modified relative to this genomic sequence to represent the inferred CDS: inserted 1 base in 1 codon) yields the protein MASNVSSVYIHVVDDVINKVRDEFINFGVGENVLTELQALWETKMXQCGAISGTTERPPPAQKPAGPITPVHDLNVPYEGPAEEYETPTAEMLFPPTPLQTPIQTPLPGTDQSMYNIPTGPSEYAPSPTTDIRNGVDLKAGRPSPYMQPPSSWMTQRPLGVDVNVAYVEGRDEVDRGASDQPMTQDFFTISSGKRKRDDYASQLTSGGYMPQQDGSGDVMIEFLPPENQPKEVQESIPGRDRETAIKILSKKETEAAPVLPQQDGVNDEYDDLFHFQGVANEDYNTPAEDVELRAATPAVGTPKPAKNEAVEDDEPSLNEDDDDDDDLDDLENGEEELNTQHLVLAQFDKVTRTKSRWKCTLKDGIMHINSRDILFNKATGEFEF from the exons ATGGCGAGCAACGTCTCCAGTGTCTACATCCATGTGGTGGATGATGTCATCAACAAGGTCCGTGATGAGTTTATCAATTTCGGCGTCGGAGAGAACGTCTTGACCGAGCTCCAAGCG CTCTGGGAGACGAAGA TGCAGTGCGGAGCCATCAGCGGGACGACAGAAAGGCCGCCACCTGCCCAGAAGCCTGCCGGACCGATCACCCCCGTCCATGATCTGAATGTACCATATGAAGGGCCTGCGGAGGAGTACGAGACCCCGACGGCTGAGATGCTCTTTCCACCT ACTCCTCTGCAAACCCCCATTCAAACTCCGTTGCCAGGAACAGATCAGTCGATGTATAACATCCCTACAGGCCCCTCTGAGTATGCTCCATCTCCAACAACTGATATCAGAAATGGTGTTGATTTAAAAGCTGGAAGGCCTAGCCCATACATG CAACCACCCTCCTCTTGGATGACTCAAAGACCTTTGGGTGTTGATGTTAATGTGG CTTACGTGGAAGGGCGTGATGAGGTGGATAGAGGAGCTTCTGATCAACCCATGACCCAG GACTTCTTCACGATCTCCTCTGGAAAACGCAAAAGGGACGATTATGCTTCCCAGTTAACTTCTGGAGGTTATATGCCGCAACAAGATGGAAGTGGTGATGTGATGATAGAATTTCTTCCACCAGAG AATCagccaaaagaagttcaagaatcGATACCTGGACGTGATCGAGAAACTGCGATTAAGATTCTATCGAAGAAGGAAACAGAAGCAGCTCCAGTGCTTCCTCAGCAGGATGGGGTCAATGATGAATATGATGAT CTGTTTCATTTCCAGGGAGTTGCCAATGAAGACTACAATACGCCAGCAGAAGATG TTGAACTACGAGCTGCTACCCCTGCTGTTGGCACACCAAAACCAGCTAAAAATGAAGCAGTTGAGGATGATGAGCCTTCTCTGAATGAAGATGATGACGACGATGATGATTTAGATGACCTTGAGAATGGTGAGGAAGAGCTAAACACACAACATTTAGTTCTAGCTCAGTTTGACAAG GTAACACGGACAAAAAGCAGATGGAAGTGCACTCTCAAGGATGGTATCATGCATATCAACAGTAGGGATATTCTTTTTAATAAG GCTACTGGTGAATTTGAGTTTTAA